From Candidatus Zixiibacteriota bacterium:
TCAATGGCCTCGATCACCGCATGGCTGGGCACGTTGCAGAAAAGCCCTATCTTGTCTTTTATCTGTTTAGACAAGGGCCTGGAGGTCCGGCATAAGAGGATATCCGGCTGGATCCCGATCTCCCTTAATTCCTTGACGCTGTGCTGGGTAGGCTTGGTCTTGACCTCTCCTGCGGACTCGACATAAGGGACCAGGGTCAGATGGATGTAAAGCGTGTTGCTGTGACCGTTTTCAAGACCCATCTGCCTGATCGACTCCAAAAAAGGAAGTCCTTCGATATCTCCGACTGTCCCTCCGATCTCGGTGATAACCACGTCCACGTCCCCGTTTTTCTCTGCTACTTTTCTTGCCCTTCTTTTAATCTCGTCTGTTATGTGCGGAACCACCTGAACTGTCGCCCCTAAGTAATCTCCTCTCCTTTCTCTGGAGATAACCTCGCCATAAACCTGGCCTGTGGTGACGTTGCTGTCCTTGGTCAGGCTTTCATCCAAAAATCTTTCGTAATGGCCCAAATCTAAATCAGTCTCTGATCCGTCATCCAAGACGAAGACCTCTCCATGCTGAAAAGGATTCATCGTGCCCGGGTCGACATTCAGATACGGATCGAATTTCTGCAGGGTGACTTTAAGCCCTCTTTTTTTCAGAAGAAGACTCAAGGAGGAACAGGCAACCCCTTTACCCAGGGAGGAGACCACACCGCCAGTTATGAAGATATATTTTGGCATTTTCTTTTGAGTCAATTTAATTCCTCTTTATTAAATTTTCTTAAATCTGAAAGGGAATTTATGGATTTCGAATCATAATCTGTTAAAAGCACTTTAATCTTGTAGCCGTTCTCTAAAACCCTTAACTGCTCTAAGCTTTCAGTTTTCTCCAGGGGGGTCTGTTTCAGTTTAGCATATTTCGACAGAAACCCTTTTCTAAAAGCATAGACCCCGATATGCTCATAATAGTTTATTCCTTTTTTCCCGTTTCCCCTTTGAAAAGGAATAGGGAACCTGGAAAAATAAATTGCATTCCCATCCTTGTCCAGAACCACTTTAACCCGGTCAGGATTTTTGAAAAAATCCGGGTCATTTACCTTTTTAGCCAAAGTCCCCATCTGAACGTCTTTATTCTTTTGCATAAAATTGATTAACTGATCCAGCATCTTGGGATTCATAAAAGCTTCATCGCACTGGATGTTCAAAACCAGATCGCAATTCAAACCTTTAACTGCCTCAGCCACCCTGTCGCTTCCAGTCTTAGGTTTACTCGACGTTAAAACCACTTTCCCACCGAAATCGTCCACGCTTTTTCTTATCCTCTGATCATCTGTTGCCACAATTACTTGATTTAAAAGTCTTGACCGAGAGGCGCTTTCATATACTCTCTGAATCAGAGGTTTTCCTTGAATGGGCAAAAGCGGTTTACCCGGCAAACGTGAGGAGTTATACCTGGCTGGAATAACGCCCAATACTCTATCCTTCTTCATATCAAAACTTCTCTTTAAATTATCCTGATTAACGTCTCTAATACGCAACCCATTTTACTAAAGTAAACACCCCTTGTCAACAAAAAAATACGGTTAGTTTTTTTCCGTATTTTTCTCCAAACGAACAAACGCCAAACTCCAAACTTTTTATCACCTTCAGGTTTCCACATGTTTTAAATAAATGGAAGGCTGAAGCCTTCCGCTACATAACATCAGCTGTCGGAAGGAAGTTCCTTACTCCATAACAAATATGTGGTAATAAGTAAATATTAATGGGTTTTTTCTCTGTTTTTTAAAAACTTAATTCTTGCTTTCTCTAAGATCTCTTCAATGGTCTGTTTTGGTTTCCTTCTTTCTTCATCAAAATATTTCAGGAGCTTTGGGTTCTGCTCAACCTTCTTTGCCTCATCAGTAGGTAAATAAGCAAGTGCCAATTTCATTACTTTTGAATAAAAGGGACCCTTTCCAATAAAATAAGGGACCTTTTCCCATTTTCCATTTTTAAATTCCCAAGTATAACGAATTGAGCCCTCTACATCATCTGCTGGCTGAATTTCATACTCACCAACGCTAAATAATAAAGATTTATTAAATTGTTTAAGGCTAACCTTTGACCAAGGATATAATATTGTAAGTGAATAATCTGGATTAATCAAATATGTATTAGGGGCATTTATCTCAAAGTCTCCAGTTAGATTAAAAATATTTACAGTTTGGTTACTTCCAAATGATTCATAATCTTTTATTTTATTCAAAATAGACAAGCCACCTACATAATTTTCTGGCTCTTTGAAAAGTCTATCATCGTAATCAAAAATAAAATATTTTTCAATTTGGTATCTCTTTGATGTACTTGTATGAGAGTATGCGACATTCCACTTTGAAATTATTCTTGGCTCATATTTCACCCTTAATTTTTCAAAAGCCAAAAGTTGATGCTTTACTTGTTCTAATTCAATCTCATCATTTTTCTTTAGATCCCACATACGAGTGCGTGACCCGTTATATACAACGTAATTATAATGTGGAACATCTTCGCCTTCAAATACTTCATCATCATGAATCATAAATATTTTCTCTTGGGCCCATATGTCTTTACAGTTTACTAAACCAATATTCTTTATAACAAATTTGTATTTATTCTCCCCTGCAAAATATCTATAGAAACATTCGATCTCTGGCTTTAACTGTTCTTTATAATGATTTAACTGTGATTTATAATTACAATATTGAAAGATATTACCGATAACCGATACCACTAGCGTGACTAGAGGGACATAGAGTAATAACTTTACCTTGTTCTTCTTATTTTCATCTTCCATAAGACATTAAAAAAAGAGATTGTACTGAATTAACAAAATGATTATTTTTTACCTGCATCAAATTAAAGATATTGTCAAGAATTAAACAAGGAAAAAATTAAAGCATCTACACATTGAGTTTTCCGCAAAACTAAAAGCCTTGCCCTACGAATTTTATTTTAAATCACCGCCACTGCATCTATCTCTATTTTCGCGCCTTTGGGTAAATCTGCGGCGGCGATGGTGGTTCTGGTTGGTGGGTTTTGTTTGAAATAACCAGCATAGACCTCATTCATCAAAGAAAAATCCTTCATATCCTTCAGATAAACCGTGGTCTTAATAACTTTAGTCAAATCTGAGCCAGCACCTTCTAAAACCGCTTTGAGATTTTCTAAAACCTGTTTGGTCTCCTGTTTTATATCCCCTGAGACCATCTCTCCGGTTTTGGGGTCTAAAGGTATCTGCCCGGAGGTGAAGACAAGACCTAAATTTTCAAGCTTTATCCCCTGGCTATAAGGACCGATAGCTTTGGGTGCTTTTTCAGACTGGATTATTTTTACTGGACTAGACATTTTTTCTCCTTTTGTTTGGTTGTGTTTCGTCAATAAAATAAATTCGGACTTAGCTGTCAATCTTTATTCCCTCCTTTGGGGCAAGGCGAAAATCCCAATCTTTTGTAGGGACAGGGCTTGTCCCTGTCCGACTTCAATACCGATAAACTCCACCCACTCCTCACAGGGCGGAGTTAAACTCCGCCCCTACGCGGACTTGATTTCATAACCTCTGACAGAAACGTCGGACGCTACGGAATCTTTCCCCTCCCTTGATGGGAGGGGACAGGGGAGGGTGACCCCCTCTCCCTAACCCTCTCCCACCAGGGGAGAGGGGATTTTTATGCATCGTCACGGACGATGCACTCCATATCAATTATGAACAGACAGGATGCCTGTTCACCTACATCTGATAAAAAAACTTCGGGGCTGGGAGAGAAAATTCCCAGCCCCGGGAGGGGAGCTGATGGGCAAAAGAGTTTCAGTCTTTATATCTATTAGGGCGAACCGTAACTTTTCACCATAAACAGAATGCTCTGCAAGGCACCGCTGATATTGGATAGAATCTTGGAATATCTTTTCAAAAGCTCGCTGTACTGCCAGCGAATGGAGAAAGCTTTTTCCGGGAACTCGAAAAGGTCTAAAAGGGTTTTCTTGTAGATCTCATCCGCATATTTCAGAACAAAATAAGGATACTCGGAGATATTCGGATCCTGGATCTCATTTCTAGATAATCTCTCTTTGTATATCTCAATTTTCTCCAGAATAACCGTGCCGAAACACCAGGGAGACATTATCACTCTTAAATCCGAAGAATCCCCATAATAGGAGTAGAGATATCTCAACACCTGGTCAACCAGTAATTTCTTTGCCCGGTAGTAGGACAGACACTCGGTTTTTTTCGAATCACACTGGATAATCTTTTTCTCTAAATCTTTTTTCTCCTCCAGGCACCTGGCTTCTGCCCTTTCTAAAAAAAGGTAATAATCCTCAAAATAGACCTTGATATTTTCATTCAGCGTCAGGATGTAATATCCTCCCTCATCTCTTTTTATCTTGGGCTCTTTAAGGGAAGCGATTCTATCCCTGGGAAAACCTCTTTTTATGCCGGCTGAAAGCATTAGTCTCCTTTTTTTTGAAACCCACCAGACAACAGAGCAAAATATATGCCTGTGAGACGTTTAACTCTTTAAAGTATAAGCCGTTATTAAGGTTGACCCTGCCTCTATAGGGAGAAACCAATACCCGTTTTTATACTGAAATTATGCAACCCCATTCATATATGGTGCAAGTGAATACAAGTAGATTTTTGAAGACGTTTTTTTAGTTCTGTCAGGTCCTAGACCTGACAGAAAACTTAATGTCAGGAGTAGCTCCTGACACAACACATAAAATGTCCAAAGAACTGGTTGACATTCTTCATTGTCATGCAGTCACGCCGGAGGCGGACATGCTTGACCTACTCAAAAAATTCATCTTTTACCGGAAACAGACCGAACCCGCCTCCAGTATGCAGGAATAAGATTTTCTCTTTTCTGGAGAATTCATCTTTCTTCAGCATATTTACCAGACCGAACATTCCCTTTCCTGTATAGACTGGATCAAGCAGAATCCCGGACTTTGAGATAAAGGCTTTGATGAATTCTATCTCCTCTTTCTTATTCAGGGCATACCCTTCACCTACATAGCCTTCAACTATTTTAATCTCTTTTTCTGTGAATCTAACTTTTAGTCGATATTGAGCAATCGTCTTCTCCAAAAGGGTAATGATCTTCTCTTTAGGATATGTAGGAAGAAAGCGCACATTTATGCCCATGACCTCAGTTTTCCATCCACAAAGTTTTGCACCTAAGAAAAGCCCGCAATAGGTCCCAGCAGAACTTAAGGCGGTTACTATCTTGGCAATTTTTATTTTCAGCCTATCTATCTGTTTCTTCATCTCAAAGGCTGCCTTGATATATCCCCAGACCCCAAAAGGATTTGACCCGCCTTCAGGTATGATATAAGGATTCCTGCCCTTGGATTTTAGTTCTTCGGAGAGGCGCTCCATTATCCTGTCTACATTTTCATATTCGCTTGAAGGGATAAATCTTATCTCTGCCCCGCAAAGCTTATCCAGAAAAAGATTACCTTCGTTCTGGGGAGCTTCATCCCCGAAAAGAACCAGAGCCGATTTGAGACCCAAT
This genomic window contains:
- the kdsB gene encoding 3-deoxy-manno-octulosonate cytidylyltransferase; this encodes MKKDRVLGVIPARYNSSRLPGKPLLPIQGKPLIQRVYESASRSRLLNQVIVATDDQRIRKSVDDFGGKVVLTSSKPKTGSDRVAEAVKGLNCDLVLNIQCDEAFMNPKMLDQLINFMQKNKDVQMGTLAKKVNDPDFFKNPDRVKVVLDKDGNAIYFSRFPIPFQRGNGKKGINYYEHIGVYAFRKGFLSKYAKLKQTPLEKTESLEQLRVLENGYKIKVLLTDYDSKSINSLSDLRKFNKEELN
- a CDS encoding D-cysteine desulfhydrase family protein → MKVPFPKSLNLAVTPTPLEKLRDIPLIPPDYKVYIKRDDLTGFGLSGNKVRKLEFLAFEALKKKADTLITCGGFQSNHARATALVAAQLGLKSALVLFGDEAPQNEGNLFLDKLCGAEIRFIPSSEYENVDRIMERLSEELKSKGRNPYIIPEGGSNPFGVWGYIKAAFEMKKQIDRLKIKIAKIVTALSSAGTYCGLFLGAKLCGWKTEVMGINVRFLPTYPKEKIITLLEKTIAQYRLKVRFTEKEIKIVEGYVGEGYALNKKEEIEFIKAFISKSGILLDPVYTGKGMFGLVNMLKKDEFSRKEKILFLHTGGGFGLFPVKDEFFE
- a CDS encoding RidA family protein; its protein translation is MSSPVKIIQSEKAPKAIGPYSQGIKLENLGLVFTSGQIPLDPKTGEMVSGDIKQETKQVLENLKAVLEGAGSDLTKVIKTTVYLKDMKDFSLMNEVYAGYFKQNPPTRTTIAAADLPKGAKIEIDAVAVI